One Colius striatus isolate bColStr4 chromosome 10, bColStr4.1.hap1, whole genome shotgun sequence genomic region harbors:
- the DYNLT5 gene encoding dynein light chain Tctex-type 5: protein MAAVTAVVPPFPSPLSSREGMDGAVAVSDPRSGPLRRFPVTAVDDILKDVLGSYLREQQYEPARCRDMAKDIAEVIKARVRDLMIPR, encoded by the exons ATGGCGGCAGTGACCGCTGTCGTCCCGCCCTTTCCGTCTCCTCTCAGCAGCCGGGAGGGGATGGATGGCGCCGTGGCCGTTAGCGACCCCCGCTCGG GTCCCCTCAGACGCTTCCCGGTGACAGCGGTGGATGATATCCTGAAGGACGTGCTTGGGAGCTACCTGAGGGAGCAGCAATATGAGCCGGCCCGGTGCAGGGACATGGCAAAAGATATCGCTGAG gTCATTAAAGCTCGGGTGAGAGACCTTATGATACCAAG GTGA